A segment of the Thermodesulfobacteriota bacterium genome:
CCTTCTTGAGCATCACCGAGAGCATGTGGCGCATGCTCTCTTCGTCGTCAACTACCAGTATCCTCATCCCTCTCTCCCGCGGGCAACAGCACCTTGAACTCCGCCCCCTCACCCGGCACTGATTCGACCTCTATCCTCCCCCCGTATGTCTTTATAATCCCCTCGGAGACGAAGAGCCCCAGGCCCGTTCCTCTGCCCGGGCTCTTGGTGGTGAAAAACGGCTCGAACAACCTGGCCGCGTCCTCCGCGCTTATGCCGGGGCCCGTGTCCCTGAAGCTCGCGTACGCGAAGGTCCTCGTCTCGTCGTCGCGGACGGCCGGCGGGTCGTACCTGCGCCTGCCCCCCTTCCTCATCTCGCCCGAGGATGCGTCCACAATACCTGTCTCCACCGTCACGGTCCTGACCGCGGCGGTTCCGGCCTCCCCCATGGCCTCGGCCGCGTTCAAGAGGAGGTTCATAAAGACCTGCCTGAGCTTACCCTCGTCTATAGTAACAGGAGGGATGTCGTCTTTCAACCTTATATCCGTCTTTATACCCTTGAAGCCGCTGTGGTGGGCCAGTGATGAGACGCACTCTTTTACCACGGCGTTTACATCAACCTCGCGGGGCGGCCCCTTCGAGGGCCTCGAGGCGTCGAGGAACTCCCTGACTATCGCGTTTATCCTGTCGACCTCTTTCCCGGCCCTCTCCAGTATCTCCTCTTCTTCCTCCTTGTCGGAAGCGCCGCTTTTGAGTATGTCCAGATAGCCGCTTACGGCCCCGAGCGGGTTGCCGACCTCGTGGGCCAGCCCGGCGGCAAGCCTGCCCACCGCGGCCAGCGTCGAGGAGCGCAAGAGCTCATCCTGGGTTTCCACCAACTCCCGGTTGACCTCCCCGAGCCTCCTTATCTCCTCTTCGAGCCTCTCGCCCATGGTGTTCAAGGCCGTGGCAAGCCGGCCTATCTCGTTATCCACCTGCACCTCGGCCCTGTCACCAAAGCTCCCCCCGGCAACGCGGGTGGCCGTGGCCTCGAGCTTCTTTATCGGTCCGGTAATGGCGCGGGAGAGGAAGTACACGCCAAGAGCTATTATGATAAGCGAGTCCACCACGGCATAGGTAATAAGCATCTTGCGCATACCGACGAGGTCCGCGGCTATGCCGGCCATGCTCATGGTAAACTCCACCCTCCCCCCTCCGATGCCCCTGGCCGGGCCGGCCGAGACGAGGAGTCCCTCCCCGGGCGAGGTAAAGGAGCGTTGGCCTATCCTGCGTACCTTTATACCCTGCTCGAAGAAAAGCACCTCCCCGCCCCCCCCACCCCCCACGGCGGCGGACATCTTCCCCCCTTTTGCGAGAACCCTGCCGGAACGGTCGGTGACCACATAGTTCCGTATACCGAGGTCGCCCATTATACCTCTCACCTCCCGTGCCCTGTAGCCTCCCCCGGGGGACTTGAAGACCACGGCCCGGACGAGCCTCGCGGTGGTATCGGCCTCCCTCACCTTGCCTACCACGGCGTTGCCCTCGACCATCTTTATGCTCAGGAGCCCGATAAGCCCTATGGCGGTAACGGTCGTTATCACTATCCCCGCCACAAGGTGGCTGCGTATGCCGAGAGTCCTCGTCACAGGCGCCATGCCCCGGAGAGATACATCCTTATAATCTCCTCGCCGAAAAAGAGGTGGACTACGGCCCCCAGCGCCAGAAAGGGGCCGAAGGGCACGGCATACTTGCTGCTCTTGCCGAAGAAGAGCATGAGCCCGCCGCCTATAACCGCCCCGGCGAACGAGCCTATGAATATCGTAAGGAGCACGCCCTTCCACCCGAGGAACGCCCCCAGCATCGCCAT
Coding sequences within it:
- a CDS encoding ATP-binding protein encodes the protein MAPVTRTLGIRSHLVAGIVITTVTAIGLIGLLSIKMVEGNAVVGKVREADTTARLVRAVVFKSPGGGYRAREVRGIMGDLGIRNYVVTDRSGRVLAKGGKMSAAVGGGGGGEVLFFEQGIKVRRIGQRSFTSPGEGLLVSAGPARGIGGGRVEFTMSMAGIAADLVGMRKMLITYAVVDSLIIIALGVYFLSRAITGPIKKLEATATRVAGGSFGDRAEVQVDNEIGRLATALNTMGERLEEEIRRLGEVNRELVETQDELLRSSTLAAVGRLAAGLAHEVGNPLGAVSGYLDILKSGASDKEEEEEILERAGKEVDRINAIVREFLDASRPSKGPPREVDVNAVVKECVSSLAHHSGFKGIKTDIRLKDDIPPVTIDEGKLRQVFMNLLLNAAEAMGEAGTAAVRTVTVETGIVDASSGEMRKGGRRRYDPPAVRDDETRTFAYASFRDTGPGISAEDAARLFEPFFTTKSPGRGTGLGLFVSEGIIKTYGGRIEVESVPGEGAEFKVLLPAGERDEDTGS